From Triticum aestivum cultivar Chinese Spring chromosome 4A, IWGSC CS RefSeq v2.1, whole genome shotgun sequence, a single genomic window includes:
- the LOC123084755 gene encoding polyadenylate-binding protein RBP47B', with protein sequence MMMAGPYHQPTTLEEVRTLWIGDLQYWADENYLYGCFAHTGEVQSVKLIRNKLSGLPEGYGFIEFISHEAAEKVLQAYNGAQMPGTEHTFRLNWASFSSGEKRPDAGPDHSIFVGDLAPDVTDYLLQETFRVNYSSVRGAKVVTDPNTGRSKGYGFVKFADENEKTRAMSEMNGVYCSTRPMRISAAIPKKSSGSQLQYGAAKAMYPATAYAIPQAQTVLPDSDLTNTTIFIGNLDPNVTEEELRQICVQFGELIYVKIPVGKGCGFVQYASRASAEEAVQRLHGTVIGQQVVRLSWGRSPANKQDQSAAWGQQTDPNQWSAYYSYGYDPYGYPQDPSYAYGAYAGYAQYPQQVEGATDMASAAGGHAPGMEQNEVYDPMSLPDVEKLNASYMAVHGNAMLGRHLWLKTSPLSQSA encoded by the exons ATGATGATGGCGGGGCCGTACCACCAGCCGACCACCCTGGAGGAGGTCCGCACGCTCTGGATCGGCGACCTCCAGTACTGGGCCGACGAGAACTACCTCTACGGCTGCTTCGCGCACACCGGCGAG GTACAATCTGTGAAATTAATACGCAACAAATTATCTGGTCTTCCAGAAGGCTATGGATTCATTGAATTCATTTCACACGAAGCTGCTGAGAAAGTTCTACAGGCTTATAATGGCGCACAAATGCCTGGAACTGAGCATACATTCAGATTGAACTGGGCATCGTTCAGCTCTGGTGAGAAGCGTCCGGATGCAGGGCCTGACCATTCAATTTTTGTAGGAGACTTGGCACCTGATGTCACAGATTACTTGCTACAAGAGACTTTCCGAGTGAACTATTCATCTGTTAGGGGGGCCAAGGTTGTCACAGATCCAAATACTGGGAGATCTAAAGGATATGGATTTGTAAAGTTTGCAGATGAAAATGAGAAGACCCGTGCAATGTCAGAAATGAATGGTGTGTATTGCTCAACAAGACCTATGCGGATAAGTGCTGCAATTCCTAAGAAATCATCTGGATCTCAGCTTCAGTATGGAGCTGCTAAAG CCATGTACCCAGCAACAGCTTATGCAATTCCGCAGGCCCAAACAGTTCTACCAGATAGTGATCTTACAAACACTACG ATATTTATTGGTAACTTGGACCCAAATGTGACGGAAGAGGAGCTGAGGCAGATTTGTGTGCAGTTTGGGGAGCTTATATATGTAAAAATTCCAGTTGGTAAAGGATGTGGATTTGTACAATATGCATCTAG GGCATCAGCTGAGGAGGCTGTGCAGCGTCTTCATGGCACAGTGATTGGTCAACAGGTGGTTAGACTTTCATGGGGCAGAAGTCCTGCCAATAAGCAG GATCAATCAGCAGCCTGGGGTCAGCAGACAGATCCTAATCAATGGAGTGCTTATTATAGCTATGGATATGATCCATATGGGTATCCTCAGGACCCATCATATGCATATGGTGCTTATGCAGGATATGCCCAGTATCCCCAACAG GTTGAGGGAGCAACCGATATGGCATCAGCAGCTGGCGGCCATGCCCCAGGCATGGAACAAAATGAGGTGTATGATCCAATGAGCTTACCTGACGTCGAGAA GCTGAATGCTTCATACATGGCGGTTCATGGTAATGCGATGCTAGGACGCCACCTCTGGCTGAAGACCTCACCATTGTCTCAGTCTGCTTGA